A genome region from Pseudomonadota bacterium includes the following:
- the nadB gene encoding L-aspartate oxidase has product MNRDNISYCDVLIIGSGIAGLSAAITAAESGLDVIVVTKASVEESNTFYAQGGIVSMGKDDSPEFLIKDIMEAGDGISNLDAVKMIACEGPVLVQEFLIDKIGVPFSRTKNTEYEYAREASHSKRRILHCMDSTGKAIEESLVKYAMNTKNIRIFASYTAIDLMTIPHHSTNPVALYLEPQCIGAYVLNNMSENVERIFSSYTILATGGPGGIYLHTTNPPGATGDGFAMAHRTGARMINMEYIQFHPTSLFHKDADGFLISEAVRGEGARLKTRDGETFMENYSPLGDLAPRDEVSRAIYEEMIKRGDAYVYLDIASYAKIDIKKRFPAIYERCLSLDIDMLKGPVPVVPAAHYGCGGILVNNDGKTSLKKLYAAGEVTATGIHGANRLASTSLLEGLVWGIRSARHITNNFDNAKPYKESEIPPWRFPAIEEEADPALIQQDWLSIRSTMWNYVGIIRTVKRLERAIEDLGYLKNRIDDFYRRAHLEPMVINLRNGIRTALIVAEAAFTNRSSRGAHFIK; this is encoded by the coding sequence ATGAACCGTGACAATATAAGTTACTGCGATGTTCTCATTATCGGCTCAGGTATAGCAGGTCTTTCTGCTGCTATTACTGCAGCCGAATCAGGGCTTGATGTAATTGTAGTTACAAAAGCGTCTGTTGAAGAATCGAATACATTTTATGCCCAGGGAGGTATTGTTTCTATGGGCAAGGATGATTCTCCTGAGTTCCTTATTAAAGACATTATGGAAGCCGGCGACGGAATCTCGAATCTTGATGCCGTGAAAATGATCGCCTGTGAAGGACCTGTGCTGGTACAAGAATTCCTGATCGATAAGATTGGTGTACCTTTTTCGCGTACTAAAAACACAGAATATGAATATGCCAGAGAAGCAAGTCATTCGAAACGCCGGATTCTCCACTGTATGGATTCCACAGGAAAAGCCATCGAGGAGAGCCTTGTAAAATATGCAATGAACACTAAAAACATCAGAATATTCGCCAGTTACACAGCTATAGACCTTATGACAATCCCGCACCATTCCACTAACCCTGTTGCTCTTTATCTCGAACCGCAGTGCATTGGGGCCTATGTACTGAATAATATGAGTGAAAATGTGGAAAGAATATTCTCTTCATATACGATATTGGCCACAGGAGGGCCTGGAGGGATATATCTCCATACCACCAACCCGCCCGGCGCAACAGGAGATGGATTTGCCATGGCGCACAGGACCGGCGCCAGAATGATCAATATGGAATACATACAGTTTCATCCCACAAGCCTTTTTCATAAGGATGCAGATGGTTTTCTCATTTCCGAAGCTGTAAGGGGTGAAGGTGCAAGATTGAAAACAAGAGACGGTGAAACCTTCATGGAGAATTATTCCCCGCTGGGCGATCTTGCACCAAGGGACGAGGTATCAAGGGCAATATACGAAGAAATGATAAAGAGGGGAGATGCCTATGTGTATCTCGATATTGCCTCTTATGCAAAGATTGACATAAAGAAGAGGTTCCCGGCTATTTATGAAAGATGCCTTTCGCTGGATATAGATATGCTTAAAGGACCTGTGCCCGTAGTTCCGGCAGCCCATTACGGCTGCGGCGGCATTCTGGTAAATAATGATGGAAAAACATCCTTAAAAAAACTTTACGCTGCAGGAGAAGTGACTGCAACAGGCATACATGGAGCAAACAGACTTGCCTCTACATCGCTGCTTGAAGGATTGGTCTGGGGAATAAGATCTGCCCGGCATATAACAAATAACTTTGACAATGCAAAACCTTACAAGGAATCGGAAATCCCGCCCTGGCGTTTTCCTGCGATAGAGGAAGAGGCTGACCCGGCGCTCATACAGCAGGATTGGCTGAGTATAAGGTCGACCATGTGGAATTATGTTGGTATCATACGTACTGTAAAAAGATTGGAAAGGGCTATAGAAGACCTTGGATACTTAAAAAACAGGATTGACGACTTCTACCGCAGGGCCCATCTTGAACCTATGGTAATAAACCTGAGGAACGGCATCAGGACCGCACTTATCGTAGCCGAAGCTGCCTTTACAAACCGCAGCAGCAGAGGCGCCCATTTTATAAAGTAG
- a CDS encoding trypsin-like serine protease: protein MMKTGFIVIRVLVLFLFVSFVLPGFVLAATNIQLDTGSLSPLLSTVENPNNYIVSPGTGLDGVARLYVSFNGNRYGGSGVLLAGGQYLLTAAHMVDNGTSFATSFTAEFKGGTVTRTASQYYLPTGWTTTRKFDNGYDIAIVKLTDSVPAASVTGYNIYSGNALHENINLAGYGIGGTGALGTNFNSYPFGQLRTGQNTYEAYWNIMGSYGLVPGSTYGSIFAYDFDDGSDYYNTIQKGFGITSTTGLNINEVLATPGDSGGPSFFNGQIAGIHSFYASYGKPYDLDSNLNATFGELGGDTNVAYFASWINQITATPVPTPVPVPGAIWLLTPALAGIFGVKRRIAKAKDIATRA, encoded by the coding sequence ATGATGAAAACCGGGTTTATTGTTATCAGGGTATTGGTTTTATTCTTGTTTGTTAGTTTTGTCCTGCCCGGATTTGTTTTGGCTGCAACAAATATACAGCTTGATACAGGATCTTTATCCCCCCTTCTTTCCACAGTTGAAAATCCCAATAACTACATAGTTAGCCCCGGGACCGGGCTTGATGGTGTAGCCAGACTATATGTGAGTTTTAATGGAAATCGCTATGGCGGTTCGGGAGTGCTTCTTGCAGGAGGGCAATATCTCCTTACTGCGGCACATATGGTGGATAACGGTACCAGCTTTGCCACTTCTTTTACCGCCGAATTCAAAGGCGGAACTGTAACCAGGACTGCTTCTCAATATTATTTACCGACAGGATGGACAACTACACGCAAATTTGATAATGGATATGATATTGCCATTGTCAAACTTACAGATTCTGTACCTGCAGCAAGTGTTACAGGCTATAACATATATAGCGGTAATGCCTTACACGAAAATATAAATCTGGCGGGCTACGGCATAGGTGGTACCGGTGCGCTTGGTACCAATTTTAACTCATACCCTTTTGGGCAATTAAGGACCGGACAGAATACTTATGAGGCTTATTGGAATATTATGGGCAGCTATGGACTTGTACCTGGATCCACATATGGATCAATATTTGCCTATGATTTCGACGATGGCAGCGATTATTATAACACTATTCAAAAAGGATTTGGCATTACAAGTACCACGGGCCTGAACATAAACGAGGTGCTTGCTACACCTGGAGATTCCGGAGGGCCAAGTTTTTTCAACGGCCAAATCGCCGGTATCCACTCTTTTTATGCCAGCTACGGTAAACCTTATGATCTTGACAGTAATCTGAATGCCACCTTCGGTGAGTTGGGAGGAGATACTAATGTTGCCTACTTTGCCAGTTGGATTAACCAGATCACTGCGACCCCTGTTCCGACCCCTGTTCCTGTTCCCGGTGCGATATGGCTTCTTACACCTGCGCTTGCCGGTATTTTTGGTGTGAAAAGAAGGATTGCAAAAGCAAAAGACATAGCGACCAGAGCTTAA
- a CDS encoding SET domain-containing protein-lysine N-methyltransferase — protein sequence MYPAKVSKNSLGQCLTAADNLDPGTIVARFEGDVVEYKDVPENEICHVLLTGKDKWLICYGPARYINHSCEPNCIITDDLTVVTTCKVQDGEELTISYNTITLEEFEKDPECFFWDDRWSFKCQCGSRKCQEIINCYMIVKASNNKKV from the coding sequence TTGTACCCTGCAAAGGTCTCAAAAAACTCCTTAGGGCAGTGTCTTACAGCTGCAGATAATCTCGATCCAGGCACTATAGTGGCGCGCTTTGAGGGGGATGTTGTTGAGTATAAAGATGTGCCTGAAAATGAAATTTGCCACGTCTTGCTCACAGGGAAAGACAAGTGGCTGATTTGTTATGGCCCGGCGAGATATATCAATCACTCCTGCGAGCCGAACTGCATAATAACAGACGATCTTACTGTGGTAACTACCTGTAAGGTCCAGGATGGCGAGGAATTAACTATAAGCTATAATACCATTACTTTAGAAGAGTTCGAAAAGGACCCTGAATGTTTTTTTTGGGATGACAGATGGTCTTTTAAGTGTCAGTGCGGGAGCCGGAAATGCCAGGAGATTATTAATTGCTATATGATTGTGAAAGCATCGAACAATAAAAAGGTCTGA
- a CDS encoding efflux RND transporter periplasmic adaptor subunit, with protein sequence MQAISRTRLIVVMGIIVLCLMLTCCGKSKGSPQGGIPEVAVVVMKTESFPIITENPARTSAFLVAEVRPQVSGIIQKRLFTEGSDVKAGEILYQIDPATYEAAYAGAKAALARAEANVISIRNRAQRYKELVTINAVSQQEYDDVVAALKQAEAEIEANKATTEAARINLAYTSVKSPISGRIGKSNVTVGALVTASQPSALAVVQQLDPIYVDATKSSVNLLQLKGHIAAGNIKGIGPGQAQAKLLLEDGKPYPLEGTLKFSDVTVEPSTGSYILRTVFPNPKHILLPGMYVRALIQEGVVDRAILVPQQGVSRDPKGNPVVLIVDAEGKVQQRMVTVARAIGDKWNVPSGLVPGDRVIVEGIQKVRPGVSVKVVPFDNSKKDSPEAGKTIKPAAKAN encoded by the coding sequence ATGCAAGCAATTAGCAGAACCAGACTGATTGTAGTCATGGGAATTATCGTCCTCTGCCTGATGCTGACCTGTTGTGGAAAATCAAAGGGATCGCCTCAGGGCGGTATCCCCGAAGTTGCTGTAGTAGTAATGAAAACAGAGAGCTTTCCGATCATAACGGAAAATCCTGCACGAACCTCTGCTTTTCTTGTTGCAGAAGTAAGGCCCCAGGTGAGCGGCATCATTCAGAAGCGCCTGTTTACTGAAGGGAGCGATGTAAAGGCCGGTGAAATACTCTACCAGATCGATCCTGCCACCTATGAGGCAGCTTACGCCGGCGCCAAGGCAGCCCTTGCCAGGGCTGAAGCCAATGTCATATCCATCAGGAACAGGGCACAGCGTTATAAGGAACTGGTTACTATAAACGCAGTCAGCCAACAGGAATATGACGATGTGGTTGCTGCTCTAAAACAGGCGGAGGCTGAGATTGAGGCAAACAAAGCAACAACAGAGGCTGCAAGGATAAACCTCGCATATACCAGTGTTAAATCGCCAATATCCGGGCGTATAGGTAAATCCAATGTGACAGTGGGTGCCCTTGTGACTGCAAGCCAGCCTTCTGCACTTGCCGTTGTTCAACAGCTTGATCCGATCTATGTTGACGCGACAAAATCAAGCGTTAACCTGCTGCAACTCAAAGGTCACATAGCTGCCGGCAATATAAAAGGCATTGGTCCAGGACAGGCACAAGCGAAGTTGCTGCTTGAAGACGGCAAACCCTATCCGTTAGAAGGGACCCTGAAGTTTTCCGATGTCACCGTTGAACCAAGCACCGGATCATATATCCTCCGGACGGTCTTTCCGAACCCGAAACATATCCTTCTTCCTGGAATGTATGTGCGCGCCCTCATCCAGGAAGGTGTCGTTGACCGTGCTATTCTTGTCCCGCAGCAAGGGGTCTCACGCGACCCAAAAGGGAATCCCGTCGTGTTGATTGTTGACGCTGAAGGTAAGGTTCAGCAGCGAATGGTAACTGTTGCTCGTGCTATCGGCGACAAATGGAACGTACCCTCGGGCCTTGTACCTGGTGATCGCGTTATCGTCGAGGGTATTCAAAAAGTGCGCCCCGGCGTCTCTGTGAAGGTTGTCCCCTTTGATAACAGCAAGAAGGATAGCCCGGAGGCCGGGAAGACGATCAAGCCTGCTGCAAAAGCGAATTAA
- a CDS encoding TetR/AcrR family transcriptional regulator, whose product MSPRHSSYDTIVDAAEAVVMEEGAAHMTLDAVADRAGVSKGGLLHHFPTKIALLKAMISRLIKSREEFRKKIWNELPDSKSRGLKARVLSSLLRDEKSQRVGSSLLAALAYNPKLAEPVREAIKGGYDEIVSAGVKFERASVLALASDGLLLQEILSVSPFTEEQRSRIVEELLRLADVVTSET is encoded by the coding sequence ATGAGTCCACGACACAGTTCATATGATACTATTGTGGATGCTGCAGAGGCTGTTGTTATGGAAGAAGGTGCGGCGCATATGACACTGGATGCGGTTGCTGACAGGGCAGGCGTCAGCAAAGGGGGACTCCTGCATCACTTTCCAACAAAAATAGCGCTCCTTAAGGCGATGATCAGCCGACTTATCAAATCCCGGGAAGAATTCAGGAAAAAAATTTGGAATGAACTTCCAGACAGCAAGTCCCGGGGACTCAAGGCTCGTGTACTGTCATCCTTGCTTCGTGACGAGAAATCCCAACGTGTGGGTTCTTCTCTTCTTGCGGCACTTGCGTACAACCCCAAACTTGCTGAGCCTGTGCGCGAAGCTATTAAAGGTGGCTATGATGAAATCGTATCCGCAGGTGTCAAATTTGAAAGGGCCTCTGTGCTGGCCCTTGCATCGGATGGTCTCCTATTACAGGAAATCCTGTCTGTATCGCCGTTTACCGAAGAACAACGCAGCAGAATCGTAGAAGAATTGTTGAGGCTCGCTGACGTTGTGACGAGTGAGACATAA
- a CDS encoding ABC transporter transmembrane domain-containing protein, with the protein MLLYLRPYKLQVFLLMLGMVAGLTYDTILPLSFKFLIDDAIEPKNRKFLIVILALLAAGGIVASIIAVGRDYLYAQLGSKVLKELRVRTFSHLQQLSVEFYSRTRVGEIIARFTTDLAAVENAIVLALPAGILSFLGLIFSGILLFILQWKLALLSIIGLPICLLGPKLLGSSTYKANYVFKEEQAKVSNTVQENVSAQIVIKSFGLQKSVTKRFTDQIANYMKISVHANFLNYMMERTPNIGILIFNLMVICVGAVLAFNGHLSIGALVAFHAIFVSLSQSVYGITWVIPQIMQASVGLQRIEEILSEQPRVDDKPEASELPRLSSEIALKNITFGYTSEQLNLKDVSITIPKGWSAAFVGSSGSGKSTIINLVMRFYDPNSGSVTFDGTDLRDVSQDSLRSQIGIVLQENFLFNMSIRENIRMGRQEASDHDIEEAAKAAEIHDYIMSMPGGYDTEAGERGGRLSGGQRQRVAIARALVRNPEILILDEATSALDPASEAAINNTLGQVGRERTVLSVTHRLSSVINANRIFVLDRGRIVEQGSHEELLRKKGVYSGLWQKQSGFILSGDGEIAEVTIDRLRLLPILKDLGEELLKEIAGLFVTEHYPKDRVVVQEGDHGDKFYIIVRGRVHVLKSLTEDREQVVNVLEDGDYFGEIALLKNIPRSATVRTTVPSVLLALQRDLFLSLIKKAPDLKETLEKEIARYL; encoded by the coding sequence ATGCTGTTATATTTGCGTCCTTACAAGCTTCAGGTATTTTTACTGATGCTGGGTATGGTTGCAGGTCTGACCTATGACACCATCTTGCCTCTTAGTTTCAAATTCCTTATAGACGATGCGATAGAGCCTAAAAACCGGAAGTTTCTGATAGTTATCCTGGCATTGCTCGCAGCGGGAGGAATCGTAGCTTCGATCATTGCTGTAGGCAGGGACTATCTCTATGCGCAGCTTGGTTCGAAAGTACTGAAAGAATTACGCGTCAGGACTTTTAGTCACCTTCAACAGCTTTCAGTAGAATTTTATTCGCGCACGCGTGTTGGCGAAATTATAGCACGTTTTACCACTGATCTTGCCGCAGTAGAAAACGCCATTGTCCTTGCGTTACCTGCAGGTATTTTATCTTTTCTTGGGCTGATTTTCAGCGGGATTCTCTTGTTTATCCTGCAATGGAAGCTTGCTTTGCTTTCAATTATAGGTCTGCCGATATGCCTTTTAGGACCAAAACTGCTGGGGAGCAGTACTTACAAAGCCAATTATGTTTTCAAAGAAGAGCAGGCCAAGGTTTCAAACACCGTGCAGGAAAATGTAAGCGCCCAAATAGTAATAAAATCATTCGGGTTGCAAAAATCTGTTACTAAAAGATTTACTGATCAGATAGCCAATTACATGAAGATATCCGTTCATGCAAATTTTTTAAACTATATGATGGAGAGAACACCCAACATAGGCATACTTATTTTCAATTTAATGGTTATATGTGTCGGGGCTGTCCTTGCATTCAACGGACACCTTTCAATAGGGGCACTGGTAGCATTTCACGCCATTTTCGTTAGCCTGAGCCAGTCTGTTTATGGCATCACCTGGGTAATACCTCAGATTATGCAAGCTTCCGTAGGGTTGCAACGAATTGAGGAAATATTGAGTGAGCAGCCAAGAGTGGACGACAAGCCGGAGGCTTCCGAACTCCCTCGCCTTTCCAGCGAAATCGCCCTGAAAAACATTACCTTCGGCTATACAAGCGAACAATTAAACCTCAAGGATGTGAGCATTACCATTCCGAAAGGTTGGTCTGCTGCCTTTGTTGGTTCGAGCGGCTCCGGTAAAAGTACAATAATTAATCTGGTAATGAGGTTCTATGACCCTAATAGCGGGTCAGTCACATTTGACGGCACTGACCTGCGCGATGTAAGCCAGGATTCCCTGCGTTCCCAAATTGGCATAGTCCTCCAGGAAAATTTTCTTTTTAACATGTCCATTCGGGAAAATATCAGAATGGGCAGGCAGGAGGCAAGTGATCATGACATTGAAGAGGCAGCAAAAGCAGCAGAAATTCATGACTATATTATGAGTATGCCTGGCGGCTACGATACAGAAGCAGGTGAGCGTGGAGGAAGGCTATCCGGCGGGCAGAGACAGAGAGTCGCAATTGCCCGGGCACTTGTAAGGAATCCCGAAATTCTGATTCTCGATGAAGCAACTTCAGCTCTCGATCCGGCTTCTGAAGCCGCAATTAATAACACTCTTGGTCAAGTCGGCAGAGAGAGAACTGTCCTGTCCGTTACCCACCGCCTTTCATCGGTCATCAATGCAAACCGGATATTTGTACTTGATCGGGGTCGGATAGTGGAGCAAGGCAGTCACGAGGAATTGCTCCGAAAAAAAGGTGTCTATAGTGGATTATGGCAAAAACAAAGCGGTTTTATTCTTAGCGGTGATGGTGAAATCGCCGAAGTAACGATAGACAGGTTAAGGCTTTTGCCAATTCTTAAAGACCTTGGTGAAGAACTGCTAAAGGAGATCGCTGGCCTTTTTGTTACCGAACATTATCCAAAGGATCGGGTAGTCGTACAGGAAGGAGATCATGGGGATAAATTTTATATAATTGTCCGCGGCAGGGTACATGTCCTAAAAAGTCTTACCGAAGACAGGGAACAGGTGGTTAATGTCCTGGAGGACGGCGATTATTTCGGAGAGATAGCCCTGCTCAAAAATATTCCCCGGTCGGCAACTGTTCGAACAACTGTGCCTTCTGTATTACTGGCACTTCAAAGGGATTTATTTTTAAGTCTTATTAAAAAAGCGCCTGACTTAAAAGAAACCTTGGAGAAGGAAATTGCCCGTTATCTTTAA
- the typA gene encoding translational GTPase TypA, producing MEQSRIRNIAIIAHVDHGKTTLVDQLFRQSGLFRDNQVVEERLMDSMDLERERGITIASKNGSFLYKGHLINIIDTPGHADFGGQVERVLKMADGVLLLVDAAEGPMPQTYFVLKKALALDLPVIVVVNKVDKPAARCDWVVDEVFDLFVKLEAPDNILDFPVIFTSAKDGFATLDHNTKSKTMIPLFDMIIDAIPAPVGDPDGPLQMLVSSLSYSTFLGRLAIGKITSGTLRIDKEVAVASPYASPSPARIRKIYCFKGTQMVETEEAGVGEIAAVAGMESIAIGETLTDPLNPVPLVGIVVDPPTVSMSFVPNDSPFYGKEGRFVTSRHLRDRLFKETLSDVALVVEELEDIQGYKVSGRGELHLSILIEKMRREGYEFQVTRPQVIFKEQDGKLLEPYEELMVDVDENYMGRVIENLGGRKGIMLSMHQENGMARLRYKIPTRGLLGFRSEFLTETRGMGVMNYIFLGFDVYAGEIKNRTRGVLIAMEQCTTVAYALFNLQERGRLFLGPGEKVYAGQIIGEHSREADIIVNPAKGKKLTNMRAAGSDDAVVLTPYTNMSLEECISYINDDELVEITPESIRLRKMILDGLERKRAKTAAAC from the coding sequence ATGGAACAGAGCAGGATAAGAAATATTGCAATTATTGCACACGTTGACCACGGCAAGACTACACTTGTCGACCAACTATTCAGACAGAGCGGGCTTTTCCGGGACAACCAGGTAGTGGAAGAACGGCTTATGGACTCGATGGACCTTGAGCGAGAGAGGGGTATTACCATTGCTTCTAAAAACGGTTCTTTCCTCTATAAGGGACACCTTATCAATATTATAGATACCCCGGGTCATGCCGATTTCGGAGGTCAGGTAGAACGTGTACTGAAAATGGCGGACGGCGTTCTTCTGCTCGTAGATGCAGCCGAAGGACCTATGCCTCAGACCTATTTTGTGCTGAAAAAGGCACTTGCTTTAGATCTGCCCGTGATTGTGGTGGTGAATAAAGTTGACAAACCGGCAGCGCGTTGCGACTGGGTAGTGGACGAAGTCTTCGATTTGTTCGTAAAACTTGAAGCGCCGGACAATATCCTTGATTTCCCCGTCATTTTTACTTCAGCAAAAGATGGATTTGCTACACTCGACCATAATACAAAAAGCAAGACCATGATCCCGCTCTTTGACATGATCATCGACGCTATTCCGGCGCCTGTAGGTGACCCGGACGGTCCTCTTCAGATGCTTGTCAGCTCACTCAGCTACTCAACGTTCCTGGGAAGGCTTGCCATAGGTAAGATCACCTCAGGAACACTCCGCATCGACAAAGAGGTAGCAGTGGCGTCACCGTATGCATCCCCTTCTCCTGCCAGAATAAGAAAGATCTACTGTTTTAAAGGAACGCAGATGGTTGAGACAGAAGAAGCAGGCGTAGGTGAAATAGCGGCTGTAGCAGGCATGGAATCCATTGCTATCGGCGAAACCCTTACTGATCCGCTAAACCCTGTGCCTCTCGTTGGCATTGTGGTGGACCCGCCGACGGTATCAATGAGTTTTGTACCAAACGACTCACCGTTCTACGGAAAAGAAGGCAGATTTGTCACTTCCAGGCACTTAAGAGACAGGCTTTTTAAAGAAACCCTCTCCGATGTTGCCCTTGTTGTGGAAGAACTTGAAGATATACAGGGCTATAAGGTCTCAGGCAGGGGAGAACTTCATCTTTCCATCCTTATTGAAAAAATGAGGAGAGAAGGATACGAATTCCAGGTCACGAGGCCCCAGGTTATATTCAAAGAGCAAGACGGGAAGTTATTGGAGCCTTACGAAGAGTTAATGGTTGATGTGGATGAGAACTACATGGGCAGGGTAATCGAAAACCTTGGCGGCAGAAAGGGGATTATGCTTAGCATGCATCAGGAAAACGGAATGGCCAGACTAAGGTACAAAATACCCACCAGAGGGCTATTAGGGTTTCGTTCGGAATTCCTCACTGAAACGCGTGGTATGGGTGTGATGAACTATATCTTCCTCGGATTTGATGTCTATGCCGGAGAGATCAAAAATAGAACGAGAGGCGTACTCATTGCCATGGAACAATGCACAACTGTGGCATACGCACTTTTTAATCTGCAGGAAAGAGGGAGGCTCTTTCTTGGTCCGGGTGAAAAAGTCTATGCAGGCCAGATTATAGGAGAACATTCCAGAGAGGCAGACATTATAGTCAATCCTGCTAAAGGCAAGAAGCTTACCAATATGAGAGCTGCCGGCTCTGATGATGCCGTGGTGTTGACGCCTTATACAAATATGAGTCTTGAAGAGTGCATATCTTATATCAATGATGACGAACTTGTTGAGATAACGCCTGAATCAATAAGACTCCGCAAAATGATTCTTGACGGCCTTGAACGAAAAAGGGCCAAAACTGCAGCAGCCTGCTGA
- a CDS encoding SET domain-containing protein translates to MIYAGKSNKGRGIFAGRNFAKGEIIEKCPIIVIPAAEWEYIEKTVLYNYCFSWGKDMEDAAIALGLGSLYNHSYNPNALYINNLPQMSIEFISLKDIEEGEEITVNYNRDPDNKKPLWFEVID, encoded by the coding sequence ATGATTTATGCAGGTAAAAGCAATAAAGGCCGGGGGATATTTGCTGGAAGAAATTTTGCCAAAGGAGAAATTATCGAGAAATGTCCGATAATTGTAATTCCAGCGGCGGAGTGGGAGTACATTGAAAAAACAGTTTTATATAATTATTGTTTCAGTTGGGGCAAAGATATGGAAGATGCCGCAATCGCTTTAGGTCTCGGTTCTTTGTATAATCATTCATATAACCCCAATGCCTTGTATATCAACAATCTTCCCCAAATGTCCATTGAATTTATTTCATTAAAGGATATTGAAGAAGGCGAGGAAATAACCGTAAATTATAACCGGGACCCCGATAACAAAAAGCCTTTATGGTTTGAGGTTATTGATTGA
- a CDS encoding class I SAM-dependent methyltransferase, producing MSKKTVHKNLNLRTRGPILDLEKHLPADWWKKIFNSLYLKTDGDVVENKENTELEVNILIKATGIKPDNRFLDLCCGQGRHCIELARRGYIHITGLDLSQYLIRLARKRAASAGFSIAFHKGDTRKLRFPEKSFDCVSIIGNSYGYFERKEDDLKVLESVKDVLCVNGKLFLDISDGEWLRANYAQRSWEWIDRNYFVCRERSLSSDNTRLICREVVIHAGKGVIADQFYAERLYTYGQITDLLKQAGFISIKSNGTITTGSDRNQDLGMMAHRFFLTAVAP from the coding sequence TTGTCAAAGAAAACTGTTCATAAGAATTTGAACCTCAGGACCCGTGGGCCAATATTAGACCTTGAAAAGCATCTGCCTGCAGATTGGTGGAAAAAGATATTTAATTCGCTTTATCTTAAGACAGACGGTGACGTGGTTGAAAACAAGGAAAATACGGAACTTGAGGTAAATATTTTAATTAAGGCGACGGGCATTAAACCTGACAACCGTTTTTTGGACCTGTGCTGCGGCCAGGGAAGACACTGTATTGAGCTTGCCAGGCGGGGATACATTCATATAACGGGTCTTGACCTTTCGCAGTACCTTATCCGACTGGCCAGGAAACGGGCTGCTTCAGCCGGATTTTCAATTGCTTTTCATAAAGGAGATACCAGGAAGTTACGTTTTCCTGAAAAATCTTTTGACTGCGTTTCTATCATAGGAAACTCATATGGGTATTTTGAACGTAAAGAAGATGATTTAAAAGTTTTAGAGTCTGTAAAAGACGTTTTATGTGTAAACGGAAAATTATTTTTGGATATTTCCGACGGAGAGTGGCTCAGGGCAAACTATGCACAGCGTTCGTGGGAATGGATAGACCGGAATTATTTTGTCTGCCGCGAGAGGTCGCTTTCTTCAGACAATACCCGACTGATATGCCGGGAAGTTGTCATACACGCGGGCAAAGGAGTTATTGCCGACCAGTTCTATGCCGAGCGCCTTTATACATATGGTCAAATAACCGATCTTCTGAAACAAGCCGGTTTTATTTCAATAAAAAGCAACGGAACTATCACTACAGGTTCTGATCGCAACCAGGATCTGGGCATGATGGCCCATCGTTTTTTTCTAACCGCTGTAGCTCCCTGA